Proteins encoded together in one Kutzneria kofuensis window:
- a CDS encoding TIGR03564 family F420-dependent LLM class oxidoreductase, which translates to MTIGAVLPAGDAGHAKNIVDELIAQTREAAIAGLSSVWFTQIFDHDAISLAALAGREVPGIEVGTAVVPLYSRHPLVIASLAQTAQAATAGRFTLGVGLGVRGLLEPAYGLDYPPPIRLLRESLEVLNQALDGEQVSFAGSAVVARPSLPTAVPGGDGVQLLVAAMAPQTLRATAEFADGTIPFLAGPRALERHIVPAFDGSFEPRIVAAVPAVVTDDVDAVRAIAAVSLGYYGDIPSYRQILDVEGVAHPADLALIGSEAEVAAGIRRYFDAGATDVVLIQSGMRSSADRLRTWQLAGSL; encoded by the coding sequence ATGACCATCGGAGCCGTGCTGCCCGCCGGAGACGCCGGGCACGCCAAGAACATCGTCGACGAGCTGATCGCGCAGACCCGCGAGGCCGCCATCGCCGGGCTGTCGTCGGTGTGGTTCACCCAGATCTTCGACCACGACGCCATCAGTCTCGCCGCCCTGGCCGGGCGGGAGGTGCCCGGCATCGAGGTCGGCACCGCCGTCGTGCCGCTGTACTCGCGGCACCCGCTGGTGATCGCCTCCCTCGCGCAGACCGCCCAGGCCGCCACCGCCGGCCGGTTCACCCTCGGCGTCGGCCTCGGCGTCCGCGGCCTGCTCGAACCCGCGTACGGGCTCGACTACCCGCCGCCGATCCGGCTGCTCCGGGAGTCCCTGGAGGTGCTCAACCAGGCCCTCGACGGCGAGCAGGTCTCCTTCGCCGGCTCCGCCGTCGTCGCCCGGCCGTCGCTGCCCACCGCCGTCCCCGGTGGCGACGGCGTGCAGCTGCTGGTCGCCGCCATGGCTCCGCAGACCCTTCGCGCCACCGCCGAGTTCGCCGACGGCACCATCCCCTTCCTCGCCGGTCCCCGTGCCCTCGAACGGCACATCGTGCCCGCCTTCGACGGCTCCTTCGAACCCCGCATCGTCGCCGCCGTGCCCGCCGTCGTCACCGACGACGTCGACGCCGTCCGGGCCATCGCCGCCGTCAGCCTCGGCTACTACGGCGACATCCCCTCCTACCGGCAGATCCTCGACGTCGAGGGCGTCGCTCACCCCGCCGACCTCGCCCTCATCGGCTCCGAGGCCGAGGTCGCCGCCGGTATCCGCCGCTACTTCGACGCCGGTGCCACCGACGTCGTCCTCATCCAGTCCGGGATGCGCTCCAGCGCCGACCGCCTCCGCACCTGGCAGCTGGCCGGCTCGCTCTAG
- a CDS encoding sensor histidine kinase, with product MSPLARHLLRAPWTARAWRATAHLAVGLPLGLVSTAGVVALAGLTVACASLLGPAVMGLLVPPLEPLATARPWTWVLVIPLFTALLWWTVPCTAMQRRRFAATLRMGIMRPPARRRLLGLAAQSATWRQLTYHLLAGVFGTVEFVLVAALWLVGPPLAVQPLYIWWLPGHGTVTTVLLSTVVGAVGFHLAPWAAIGCARLDFEMALWLLGPSRRQQLAELSARMQTVVDSRSDVIASADAERRRIERDLHDGAQQRLVSLAMNLGIARLDLDGVPDHVRKAIEDAHEEAKLALTELRDLVRGLHPAVLDERGLDAALSGISARSPVPVTLAVDLPHRPSRTTEAVAYFVVSEALANAAKHAHASRVDIRVSHDSDGVVTVVVSDDGRGGARLEDSTGLRGLAQRVGSIDGSLRIDSPVGAGTVLIAELPCVS from the coding sequence ATGTCACCCCTGGCCAGGCATCTGCTGCGCGCACCGTGGACGGCGCGGGCGTGGCGGGCGACCGCGCACCTGGCGGTGGGGCTCCCGCTGGGGCTGGTGAGCACGGCCGGCGTGGTCGCGCTGGCCGGACTGACGGTCGCCTGCGCGTCGCTGCTGGGCCCAGCGGTGATGGGGTTGCTGGTGCCGCCGCTGGAACCGCTGGCCACTGCGCGGCCGTGGACCTGGGTGCTGGTCATTCCCCTGTTCACGGCGCTGCTGTGGTGGACCGTCCCGTGCACGGCGATGCAGCGCCGGCGGTTCGCCGCGACGCTCCGCATGGGGATAATGCGTCCCCCGGCGCGGCGGCGCCTGCTGGGCCTGGCGGCGCAGTCGGCCACCTGGCGTCAGCTCACCTATCACCTGCTCGCCGGCGTTTTCGGCACCGTCGAGTTCGTCCTGGTCGCGGCGCTGTGGCTGGTCGGGCCGCCGCTGGCCGTGCAGCCGCTCTACATATGGTGGCTGCCGGGCCACGGCACGGTGACCACTGTGCTGCTGTCCACTGTGGTCGGCGCGGTGGGGTTCCACCTGGCGCCCTGGGCGGCGATCGGGTGTGCCCGGCTGGACTTCGAGATGGCGCTCTGGCTGCTCGGCCCGAGCCGCCGCCAGCAGCTCGCCGAGCTCTCCGCACGCATGCAGACGGTGGTCGACAGCCGCTCGGACGTCATCGCCTCCGCCGACGCCGAACGCCGACGCATCGAGCGTGACCTGCACGACGGCGCCCAGCAGCGGCTGGTCTCGCTCGCCATGAACCTCGGCATCGCCCGACTCGACCTCGACGGCGTGCCCGACCACGTGCGCAAGGCGATCGAGGACGCCCACGAGGAGGCCAAGCTGGCGCTCACCGAGCTGCGCGACCTCGTCCGCGGGCTGCATCCCGCCGTCCTCGACGAGCGGGGGCTGGACGCGGCGCTGTCCGGCATCTCCGCCCGGTCGCCCGTGCCCGTCACCCTGGCCGTCGACCTGCCCCACCGTCCGTCCAGGACAACCGAAGCCGTTGCCTACTTCGTCGTCTCGGAGGCCCTTGCCAATGCCGCGAAACACGCCCACGCGTCCCGAGTGGACATTCGGGTGAGCCACGACAGCGACGGCGTGGTCACCGTCGTCGTCTCCGACGACGGCCGCGGCGGCGCCCGGCTGGAGGACAGCACCGGCCTGCGTGGACTGGCGCAACGCGTCGGCTCCATCGACGGCTCGCTGCGTATCGACAGTCCGGTCGGGGCCGGCACCGTCCTCATCGCGGAGTTGCCATGCGTGTCGTGA
- a CDS encoding response regulator: MRVVIAEDSVLLREGLVRLLEGAGMQVVEAVGDADELLRAVSAHEPDLVLLDVRMPPTHTDEGLRAALVIRRQWPAMAVLVLSQYVEERYASELLANETSGVGYLLKDRVADVGEFLSALRRVAAGGTALDPEAVAQLLLRTRNDPLTRLSPREREVLRLMAEGRSNAGVADALVISESAVAKHVNSIFSKLDLPPADNDHRRVLAVLRFLKG; encoded by the coding sequence ATGCGTGTCGTGATCGCCGAGGACTCCGTGCTCCTGCGCGAGGGCCTGGTCCGCCTGCTCGAGGGCGCCGGCATGCAGGTCGTCGAGGCCGTCGGCGACGCCGACGAGCTGCTCCGCGCCGTCTCCGCCCACGAGCCCGACCTCGTGCTGCTCGACGTCCGTATGCCACCCACCCACACCGATGAGGGACTCCGTGCCGCACTCGTCATCCGCCGCCAGTGGCCCGCCATGGCGGTCCTCGTGCTCTCCCAGTATGTGGAGGAGCGCTATGCCAGCGAGCTCCTCGCCAACGAGACCAGCGGCGTCGGCTACCTGCTCAAGGACCGCGTCGCCGACGTCGGCGAGTTCCTCTCCGCGCTGCGCCGCGTCGCCGCCGGCGGCACCGCCCTCGACCCGGAGGCCGTCGCCCAGCTCCTGCTCCGCACGCGCAACGACCCCCTCACCCGGCTCAGCCCCCGCGAGCGCGAGGTCCTCCGCCTCATGGCCGAGGGCCGCTCCAACGCCGGCGTCGCCGACGCCCTCGTGATCAGCGAGAGCGCCGTCGCCAAGCACGTCAACAGCATCTTCAGCAAGCTCGACCTGCCGCCGGCCGACAACGACCACCGCCGGGTGCTGGCCGTCCTGCGCTTTCTGAAGGGCTAG